In Phycisphaerae bacterium RAS2, the DNA window GTTAGTCACAAACCACTTGCGTGCTTATCATGACCCTCGCGCTGACCTCGCAAGGGCATGGAAGGTCCGAAAACTCACGCCGGACCGGCGAGCGCCATGGATTGTTAACAGCATGGTTCATTTTCGGAACGGCGGGAGTCTCACTGTAATCCGTTAAGGCAACGAAGGATATGTACACCGGGTCATCAGTTTCGGTTGCAGACCGTCGCCAGTTGACGGACCAGGCCGGGGTGTGGAATCAGACGCTTATTTCGTTGTTTCTGCTTCTCCTGATTGTTCTGTTGGGGACGATTCCGGTGAGCCGGCCGATTTCCGGACCGGAATATGGGATCGCCGGAACCCGTTCGGCAGAGCCTTCGGGAAAATTGAACCTGAACACCGCGGAGTGGTATGAGCTGGCGCAATTGCCGGGAGTCGGCGAGGGCCTCGCCCGACGGATCGTTGAATACCGGAAAAACGCAGGTCGTCCGCTCCGCGTTCACGACCTGATCGCAGTGAAGGGAATCGGCCGGCGGACGCTGGAGCGAATCAGTCCCTACCTGTACGCGAATTCCAATTGACGCGTGCCGGCAAGGCAGGGATTGAGTTGACAGCCGTTCGGGACACCGATACCGTGACCATCGCTGGCGGGGGATTCCGTGCCTGATTTGGGGCAGATGCAATGTCACTGAAAGACTGGTCCGACAACATCATTCTCGCGGAATTGCAGGACGACCCCCTCTTTTCCGACGATCTGAACTCCCTGCATGAAAGCGTGGAGCGGCGCGGCGGCTGCCACGTCGTCCTCGACTTCGCGGCCGTGAACTACCTGAACTCATCCAACATCGCCAAGCTGCTCAAGCTTCGGAAGATGATGACGAGCACGGCCCTCGGCAAGCTCCGCCTGTGCGGCATCAAGACCGGTGTCTGGGGCGTATTCCTTGTCACCGGCCTCGACAAAATCTTCGATTTTTGCGACGACGTTCCCAGCGGACTCGCCAGCGTTCAATTGAGCTAGTCTCGAGGACTCACAGCGAAAGTGAATTCGCGCGGTCTTCCGCCCGTTCCGCGCCTCGGCGTTGGTCGGAGTTTCGCGCTGTCAATCGGACTGTTCCACTTTTTGCGCACCGGCCGTCGAGGCCCATTTCGTCGACCGCGACACGGGGACGGGGGCGGCGCACAGTGCCCGGCAACGCGGAGTTTGCAAGATCACCGCATTGCCGCTGCGCCGTTGCTATTTCTGGTCGCCGGTGAGTTGGCGGCGCAGATCCAGGGCTTCGGTGTTCTCGGGGTCATCGCGCAACACTTCGGCGATGTGCTCATCGGCGTCGCTGAAGGCCCCCAGGGCTGCCTCGATCCGCGCCAGAAATATCTTGATCTGAATCGTCGTGCGCGAGTCGGCCTGCTCCTTGCGCAAGGCCTGCAATGCGATGTCTCGCGCATCCACCAGTGAGAGCTGTCGCTGCGCTTCGCCGGCCTGTTGAACGGCGATCGCCACGTTGAAGGTCGGCACCGGATTCTTGGGGCTCTTGTCCGCCTGCTTCATTCCCGTGCTGATTTTGAACTGGTGCGCGTTCAGCATCGCCCGATAGTCCGCCTTATCCAGCGGTGCGGTCTTGATGCGCGCGCGATAGAGGTTAATGGCTTTGTCAGCCGCCTGAATTGCCGTTTCAAAATCCTCGCTTCCCAATGCGACTTCCGCCAGGCGCAATTGAATTTGCGGATCACCGCCGGCCAATTGCTCCGCCTCTTTTGCCTCCTCGAGGGCCATCTTGTGTTTCTTCAACCCGTGATAGACCATTGCCAGATCGAGGGTGATGTCCGCCCGAACATTCTTGCCATTCACCGGCTCGCGCGGCGCGAGGCCCTTGGCCGTCAGCAGTGGGCCGGACGCCAGCAAATAACGACGCGATTCCTGATACACGCGCCCGACCGCCGCATGCCCGCGATAGTCATTGCGACCTTCGGCGGACTTGTTGTATTCCTCCAGAGCCACAAGCGCTTCGGGAACGTTCGGCGGTTTGAGTTTCAGTTGCAGCAACCCTTCCACCAGTTTCAGCTTCTTATTGTCCCGACTGACGCCGCGAATCGCCTGGAGGTATTCGATCCTCGCGCCTTCAATGTCGTCGTTGTCCAGCTTGCGGATCGCTTCATCCAGCCGCAATTCGGGGTTGACCGTCGGGTCCTGTCCGGCTGCCTGCCCGCGCGCCTCCGGCAGTCGCGCCAGGCTCGCCAGTGTGATCAACAAGACGGCTGTCTGAAAAATAGTTGCGGAGCGCTGGGTCATGGGACTTATCCTGCGATTAAGGGTCCGGGCGAAGGGCCGGCGTCGCCTTCAGCATTGTAGGCTGATTGAGGCCCGCGGCAACGAATCGTCCGTCCGCGGTGCGGCGTTCGAGGCTTGATTCGCCTGCGCCTCCCCACCCTCTTTCTCGCGCGCCGCCTGGACGCGCTCAATCAGCATACGCCAGGTCTCCCGCTGATGTTCGAGGATTTGCAGGGCTTCCTGCATGGCCCCTGCGTCGTGGGAGATGTTCGCATCCACCAGACGGTTGTAAACAAAGGTGTACAGCCCTTCCAGATTGCGACACAGCTCGGGGTTGTGCTCGGGCCGCAGGCCGCGCTGCATTTCCAGCACGATTCGCTGCGCGCGAATAAGCTTCTCGCAGCACGCCTCCAGATTTTTCGCAGCCAAGGCATCCTTCGCCTGGGTGATGAACCGGATCGCGCCGTCATAGAGCATCAAATGAAGTTGCTCCGGCGTCGCGGTCATGACCGCGTTTCGCAGATACTCGCCGGATGCCCCAGGGGTGCGCTGCATGGTGATCTTTCCGTGGCGCCGGACGCGAAACGAGCGGCCCGGACGTCGTCCGAGATTCGACCGAGCCACCGTATCCATCGGTCGGCTGCACGCATGAATTCAGTTATTACAGGGCGCGATGAGGGAACCGCCGTAGCGCGGCGCGATTCCGCGCGGCGTCATCGCCCACGTCCGAGAACGGCGCTTAGGACAGCGCCAGCAGCCCCGACAAGGATTGCTGCTGCGACTGCAATCGGGCGATGGCGGTCTCCATCGCCGCGAACTGGGCATACAGCCGTTCCTTTCGCCGGCCCAGCAGGGTCTCCATGGAAGTGATGCGATCCGTCAGTTGCTTGACGGAGTTTTCAATGACGCCCCCCTGCACCGCGATCAATCCGGTCTCGGTTTTTGAGAGCCGATCCAGCTCGTCGTTGATCGCCTTGCCGTAGCCGGCGACGGTGTCGGTGAAGAAGGCCTCCACCTGGGCCGGGTTGTTCTCCATCGATTCTCTAAATTTGTCTTCGTCAAGCGTCAATTGCGAGCCGGCCCCAATGCGGATGCCGACCGATGCAAGCCGGTTGACCGCCCCACCGCCCGGCGTCACGCGATTCGCCAGCCCGACCAGCCGCTCGCGCACGCGCCGCGCCGTCGGATCCCCCGTCAGCGCCTGCCGCTGTTCGGTCTCGGCGTCGAATCGCGTCAAGCCGTCGATCGTGCTCATCACCTTGTTGAACGAAGCGACAAACGTCTGAAACTCCTTCAGCACCGCCGACGTATCCCGCGTGACGTTCACCGTCACCGCCTCATCGCTCGGCGAAACAAGATCCAGCTTCACTCCCGCCACCGCCGTGCTCAAGGTGTTCGACGCGCCCGTCAGCACGATGGGGTTCAACGCCCCCGGCGGGCCGAACAGCACCGTCGAATTTTGCCCGCGCACCAGCGTCTCGAACGAAAGCCCCGTCGCGCCGGAATCAATCGCCAGTGCCGCGTCCCGTCCGAGGCTCGATGCCGTCAGGCTCAATCGGAACGGTTGCCCGCTGGCCCCGTCGTTGATGATCGATGCGTTCGCCGGGCCGCCCGACGCCTGAATCTTGGTCAGCACATCCGTCAGCGTGTCGTTGCCGGTGACCGTGATCCGCGTCTCGTAGGACCCGTCGATGAACGTCTGCCCCGATGCGGCGGTACCGGCGATGCGCAGCGCCTTGGCGGCGGTGCCCGATTCATCTGCGACCTTCAAGCTGCCCGCGCCGCCGGCCGTGTCGGTCAGAAGCAGACCGTCGCCGGTGTCGTTCACGCGCGCGATGACACCGATGCCGCGCGAGTTGATTTCCTCGATCACATCCGCCAGGGAGACCTCGTTCCCCTGCGTCAGGTCCACGACCGCCGACGCGCCCGAGCTGTCGGTGATTCGAAACTTGCCCGGCGGGACACCCTTGCCATAGTTGAGCGCCGTCAGCAGCGACGCATCGGAGACGTATTGCCGCTGGAGATTCCCGCTCGACGCGGAATCGGCCGCCACGTTCACGGCGATGCCCAAATCCGCGGCCAGCGTGCCGGCGACATCGGCCACGATCAGATTCCCCGCCCCCCCGCTCGTGTCGTTCAGTTGAATGCCCAACCCGTTCGACGAGACGTTCGCGCGCACCCCGGTGGATGCCGCATTGATGGCATTGATGACATCGGAGAGCGTCTGCGCGCCAGCGAGATCCACGGCAGCCGACGCGCCCGCGCGATCGGTGATCTGTATCTGCCCGCCCGCGACGCCCGCTCCCCCGCGCAGGCTGCGAAGCAACACGCTGTTCAGCGATGCAACGAGCCGGCGCGATTGGATCGCATTGCCCGACGCCGGCGCGGTCAATCCCAGGTCGTCCAGCGCCTTGGACCCGCCCAACGCCGTCACCGAAAGCGTTCCCGCCCCACCCGATGTGTCCGTCAGCGTCAGGCCGGTTCCACTGGCCGAGATCGACGCAACCAGTCTGCCCGCATTGGCCGGATCGGTGTTGATCAGCCGCAACACATCGCCGATGGTGCCGACCGAATAGATGTTCTTGCCGTTGATCGTGCCGGTGGCGGATGAAGTCTTGATCCCCAGGGCCGCGGCCGTGGTCCCGCCGCCGACCTCCTCCACGCGCAAGGCGTTGTCCTCCGGCGTAGAGTCGGGCGTCGAGCTATCGCTTAGCAGCAGCTTGGCCCCGCTCACTGTCACCGTCACGTTCAGCCCCGCCGCCTGAATCGCGCTCTTCACGTCGCCGATCGTCTGCGCGCTCGAGAGATCGATTTCCTGCGAAACACCCGCGCGATTGGTGATCTTGATCGAGCCGGCCGGCACGCCCGCGCCGCCATTCAGATTGGAGAGCCGCGTCGCATCGGTCAGGCGCTCGGAGAGTTCATAGGTCAGTGTGCCGCCGTCGGCCAGCGTGACGGAGAAGTCCGGCTGATTGCGCAGCCGGCGGATGCCGTTGCCGTCGTTGAGCTGATCAAGGCGCGTGTGCTGCGAAAGCCGCACGAGGTCGACGCCTTCCAGCGTGCCGGTCGCGCTGGAGCCGACCAGGCCCAAGTCCTGCGCCGTTCGGCCGCTGTCCACATCGGCGACGGTGAGCGAGCCGGTGAGCAGGCCGGTCTGATCGACAATCGCAAGGCGATCGCCGCGGACTTCGGCATGCACATTGACATTCGTCTGGCTATTAATCGCGCCGAGCAGGTCGTCAAGTGTCGTCGCCGTCGTCAGGTCGATCACGGCGCTGGCGCCGGTGCGATCGGTGATTCGGATTTTGCCCCCGCGCACGCCCTCGCCGCCGCGCAGCGACCCCAGCGAAGTCGTTCGATCGACCGTCGCGATGGCCGTTTCAAAGGTCAGCGTTCCCGCGCCCACCGGGGTCGCGTTGCTCGTGGCAAAACCGCCGGAGATGACCTGGTGCGCCGTCGCCAGCGATTTCACCGTGAACGTGTACGAGCCGACCGCCGCGCCGGCCGTGGCACTGGCCAGCAACACGCTGTCCTTCGTGGAAGCGGCCTTGGTGGTTCGAAACAACTCGGTGGCGCTGAAGCGCGTCGTGGTGTTCTTGAGCGCGAGAATCTGCGCGGAGATTTGCAGAAGCGCGGTTCGCCGAGCGTTGAGCGCCGAGACGCGGCCCTGGAGCAGCGTTATGGGCTGCCGTTGCACCGCAATGAGCGATTCGACAATCTGTTGAGTCGGCAGGCCGGACACGAGCCCGACGCTGGACGAAATCGATGCCATGAGCAAGCACTCCCGGTCAGCAGTCGGGCGAGGCAGACAGACAAGGCGCAAAAACTGCGCGGTGGAATGACGCCGGGTCAGTCACCTTGTGAAGGTGAAGGCCGCTTGATCGCCGTAAGCAGTCCGCTAAGTTCAATCTCGCCGGCCTGCTCATCCAGTCCGCCGATTGCTTCCGGATCCCCCGGATGGACCGGAACCGCGCGAAAGCGCTTTCGCCCGTCTACGAAGCACGTCAGGATCACCCCGTGTTTGCGGCATGATTCAGGTTGCGTCACGTGCGGTGTCATGGGTTGCACCTGCCTCGGCGAGCGGATGCGGCGAGCGAACTCGCCGGTTCGATTCAGATCACGATCCCGGTCAGAGGTCGTTGACTACCAGCCTCTGACCGCTTGCTTCTGACCACGGCCACTAGCAACTGGCCACTAGCTACTGACCACTGTTCTATCGGCAAAGAAAAGCGGCCGACGTGCATGGAGCGCGTCGGCCGCCTGGAAAAACTTCTCTTGTTGCTGCCGCGTTTCGCGCAATTACCGCAGCAGCGCCAGCACCGTCTGCGGGATCTGGTTCGCCAGCCCCAGAATCTGGGTGGACGACTGAACCAGGATCTGCGCCCGCGTCAGGTTGGAAACTTCCTGCGAGTAGTCCGTGTCGCGAATCGCAGATTCCGACGCCTTGACGTTCTCCAGCGCCACGCGCCGGCTGTTCAGGTTCGTCTCGATCTGGTTCGCCTGGAATCCGCCGAGGCGGCCGCTCAAAATCGACACCTGACGAATCGCCGCCGACACGATGGCTTCCGCCGTCGGGAGCGACCCGCGCTGGGCGAGGGTGTTGGCCCCACCGGTGCCGAGCGAGTTCAGGTAGCCCTCGACCGAACTGCCGAGATTGGTCGTCGTGATCGAGGGAAGCCCGACGCTCACGAGGCCGTCACTGTTCACTTCGGGGCCGATCTGGAAGTTTGCTCCGCCGCCGGTCACGGCGAACGTTGACGTACCAAGCGCGGTTCCGAACGTGGCGGACAGGTCAGCGACGACATCCAGACCGCTCGATCGAATGCTCGCGATCAGGCCCTTCACATTGGCGGACTGACCATTGATGAGGACACCGGCGTCGCGGCCGCGATCCTGCGTGTCGCCCTGGTCGCCGGGGCTGACGGTGAACGTACCGCTGATGGCCCGGACCGAGACAAACTCGTCGCTACCGTAGTTGACGCTGTTGAAGGAGATGCCCGCGCCGCTGGCCGTTGCGGAAATGCCGGTGAGCGACTTGAAGCTGCTGACCGTGTCAGCGATGGTCGCCAGGTCGGTTCCACCGGTGAACGTGAAGGTCTCGGTGCCCAGTCGTCCGCGGACTTCGATGGTGACGTTGTTGCCGGCCGACAGCACGCCGCTGGACGAGAGCCCGTTCGCGCCGCCCGTTGCGATGCCCAGCGCCGCGGTCTGTGCCGACTGGGTCACCTGCACGGAGACTTGCAGGGTTTGGCCGGTCGGGATGCGGGCGCCGAAGACCTGCAGGCGTTGCAGCTCGGTGCTGTTCTGGCCGCTGATTGTGTAGGCCAGTTCGCCATTCAGCAGCTTCTTGCCGTTGAACTGCGTGGAGTTCGCCACGCGGTTGATGCTTTCCAGAAGCGAGTCGATCTGGAGCTGGTTGGCGGCGACTTCGTCGTCCGACAACGCGCCATCGTTGCTCGACTGGTTCACCAAGCTCTTGATCTCGAGCAACAGCTTCGAGACCTCGCCCAGCGCGCCGTCGGCCGTGCTGATGACGTTGATCGCTCGCGCCGAGTTGTCGATCGCGGCGGACAGGCCGCGAATCTCGGCTCGCAGAGACTCGGAGGCAATCAATCCGGCCGGGTCGTCCGCGCCACGGTTGATCCGCACGCCGGTGCTAAGGCGTTCAAGGCGGAGCGCCAGGTCTTCCTGGTTGCTGATCAGTGTCCGGATGGACTGAAGCGCCGAGACGTTGGTGTTGATCCGACTCATGGATTCCTCCCTGAACCCGCAGGCCCGCTTCCTTGCGCCGCCTGACCTGGCACACGACCTTGCGTGCCGTCATTCGTCGTCGCCGGCCACCAGGCTCGTTGCGACAACGATTGTTTATTTTCCGCCACTGCCTTGCGGACCTTGTTTCGCACGACCGCCGCGGGGGCGTCGCCGGTCTGCAATGCAGTGACGGCGGTCCTATCGGGCCGAGTGGTTTGGGACTTTCGTTAAGGTCGAAAATGTTTCATTTCGCGGAATGCGGACCTGCGCGGGCGGTTCATATCGGACCAGCCGTAGCGTGGACTCACCCTTCGGCGCGACCGGTCCGAGCCGCCGCAGTCATGCGGCGGAACGCAGTCAATCGGCGACCGTGCGCTTTCCTACGGCTCTGACAGACGCGCGCGGCGCTCCTCGCCGTGGTGAGCTTGCATGGTGCGTCGAGGACGCACCCTACGACTCTGCTTTACCATCATCGCGACCCCACCCTCGCTGCGCGAGGATGGGGCATCCGTGCTTACGGCTCACCGCCCAAGGCTCTTGGCTCTCGGCTCATGACTCTTGGCTCATGTCATATGGCAAACATCTAATAGTCCGCAAATAACCTTGACATGCCCGTGGCATTTGTGTTATACTCGCGTCATCTCGTGGGGCCGGACGGGCCGCTCACCGGGCAAGCGGGCGGCGAGAAGTGTGCCGTTGGCGAAGGAGGCCAATCCAATGGACCGTCGTAGCTCGTTTCGACCCGTAGCCGTTCTCTCTCTCTCTCTCTCGTGATCTGCGCGCTGACCGCTCGATCAACGATTGCTGACCCCGATCCGCCGCAAGAGTATCCCTGTCCACCGATGCCCACCGAGGCATCGCCGGCATTCGAGGGCGCGATGGGCTGGGCCAAGTTTGCCTTCGCCAACCCGCCGCAGAACTACAACCCGAACTTCTGGTACGAAGTCACCAATGCCGACGACTACATCCCCGGTGTGGATGATCCCGAAGACTTCGACGATACGCTGCGGTACGCGATCGAAGAAATCAGCGGCCCGCGCAACATCAAGGTGCTCGTCAACGGGACCATCACGCTCAAGAGCCAGCTTAGCATGGATGACCAGTCTTACGTGAAGATCACCGGCGAATACGCCACCGGGATCGGCCCGACCATCATCGGCGACGAGTTTCGCATCAAGGACTGCAACAACATCGTTCTGCGGTACATGCGTTTTCGTTCGCGTGAGAACGCGACTCACCATTGCGCCCGCTCGCTGCTGATCCTCGGCGAGGACGAAGGCTGCAACGACGTCATCGTGGACCATTGCTCCATCGGCGCATCGCGCGATGACAACATCTCCGTCTATGGCAAGCTTTGCCGCGTCACGGTCCAGAACTGCATCATCGGCGGCGGGATGATCGGTTTTTCCCGCGCGGGCATCGGGTCCGGTTCGACCAGTGCCCACGTCCACGAACGGCTGACCTATTGCAGAAACCTCATCACCAACACATCGGATCGGCAATTGCTTTTCTTCGGTCCCGGCCGGGTGGATTTCTTTAATAACATTGTCTCAATCAACAAGTCCGCGATGCAGCTGGGAGCCGAGACCGGCACTTACGGCCCGCAGATCAACATCATCAAGAATCACTTCCGGACGGCCAACGCCTTCACACGCGGCGCTTACTTCGAGGACCCGATTCGGGCGAAGGTGGTCGCCAGCCCCATCGGACCGGGCAACCAGGAATTGCCCGTGAGTTCCAACGGGTTCTCCATCCACCTCAACGGAAACCTTTACAGGAAGTACAATGTGGTCGAACAAACCTATGAAGACCCTTATGAGAACCAGTGGGACCTGACTTACGACCTCAACAATCACGAGGGCCACGAAGACCCGCCGCCCGGCGAGGCCAACTTCCCGACCGACTTCCAGAAGGTGGGTGCGTGGGACATGCCGTCCGACACGATCCTCAACGCAGTGGATGTCGAGGCGCATGTACTGGCCAACGCGGGCTGCCAATTGCCGACGTCGCAGCCCACGTGGGATGATTATGATTCGATCCTCGTTGAATCGGCGATGATTGATGATGGCTCGAAACCCAATCGCGTCTTTCCGGATACCGAACCGGATAACGACGGCTTCCCCGGCACGCCCGCGCTGACCTACCCCGCCCACAATGCAACGGGCGTCTCGACGAGCGTCACGCTCTCGTGGATCCAAAGCGATGAAACGGATGACTACGAAGTTTTTCTCGACACTAACATATTTCCAACAACAAGTATCGGCGTAACCTCGAACACACAGATACAAGCCTCGAACCTCCAGGCGAATACTCTCTATCGATGGAGAATCGTGGCAAGAGATAGCTGTGAAAACACATCGGGTACGCAATCTCGCGAATTTACAACGGAGTAATTTCATAAGGGTTGTCTCATGCGAAATACACACTTAGTAATCGCTGTCGGATTTGTCAGTTGCGCGACATCTGCGCTGGCTGAAATAGTTGTTTGGCAAACGGCTATGCCACTGTCTGCCAACGCCTTCATAGCAGGCCAAGGAAACGGATACACTCGCCTCGACCTCGGATGCAACGCCACTGTCGGCGAGTGCAAATGGAAAATTACCACACAGGTCTTCATCGCTGACGGCACGCTCCGCAGTTACAGCCTGTCGATTCGCGATCCGGCCGGAGCGGCCACGCAGTTGAGCGTCTCCGAAAGCAGCTTCGCCGGCGCGCCGTTTACGAATGTCTTCGCGCAACACGAGAACATGCCGCCCTTTCTCTCGTATCTTTCGGCGGGGCTTTTCCCCGGTCAGCCGGATGTTCCCGCCGGGCCGACGGTTTACAACCTGCACAGCTACGTCCTGACCTCGCAGGCAGGCATCGCTCCCGGCACGCTGACCCAACTCCGCGGCGGGTCCAACGGGTTCGTCGGTTTCGAACCATTTGATCCGCTCGACAGCCACCGCATCACGGCCTTCGGCGCAAATCCCGGGTTTGACATCAGCAGCGGCGAATGGCCCAACCCGGTCATTCACATCAACTACGTCCCCGAACCAACCACGGCCGCGATGCTCCTCGCCCCGGCGGTGTTGCTGATGCGCCGACGGCGGTCGCGCGGTCGCACACTTCGGCAGTAAGGCCACGGTGCGATGCACGAATCGCGGCGTTATTAACCCGTGGTGCGTCGAGGACGCACCCTACAAATTAAGGCCCACGGCTCTTCCCGCTACGAAGCCCGTGCTCCATGCCCATTGGAAGTTAAATCCCCCGATGCGGCCGTCGACGTCGAGTATCTCGCCGACCAGATACAACCCCAGACACTTCCGCGAGGCCATCGTGGCGGGGTCGATCTCGTTCAGCGCCACGCCGCCGGCTGTCACTTCGGCATGGACATAACCGCGACTGTCCACGATCGGCAGCGGCCACTGGCGCAGTGCGAGAATCAACCGCCGGCGGACCTCGCGCGAAAGGTGCGCGAGAGCGGTGCGACCATCAATGGAAAGCGCCGTCAGAACGGCGTCAACGAGACGGGCGGGCAGCCGTTCGCACAGGGCGGATTTCAAGTGCGCCCGAGGGGAGCGGGCGGCCAGTTCGATCCAGCGTTGCTCCTCCGCCTCGAATGTGTCGGCGGCCCCGCCGGCGGCCGGGCCGTGCAGCAACAGATTGACGGCGAGTTCGGCAGGGCGGCCCTCGAGCGCGGCTCGATGCCAGACGCGCGACACATCCATGGCGGCCGGACCGCTGACGCCGAAGTGGGTCCAGAGCATGGGACCGCGAACGCGAACCGGCTTCTCCCCTTGCACGCGGGCGGTGATCTCGACATCGTGGGCGATGCCCGATAGCCCCTTGTGAAAGTCGCCGCTCAAGACGAGCGGAGCAAGCGCCGGGGTCGTCGGCACGATGGTGTGACAA includes these proteins:
- the comEA gene encoding ComE operon protein 1; the protein is MYTGSSVSVADRRQLTDQAGVWNQTLISLFLLLLIVLLGTIPVSRPISGPEYGIAGTRSAEPSGKLNLNTAEWYELAQLPGVGEGLARRIVEYRKNAGRPLRVHDLIAVKGIGRRTLERISPYLYANSN
- the fliS gene encoding Flagellar protein FliS, whose product is MQRTPGASGEYLRNAVMTATPEQLHLMLYDGAIRFITQAKDALAAKNLEACCEKLIRAQRIVLEMQRGLRPEHNPELCRNLEGLYTFVYNRLVDANISHDAGAMQEALQILEHQRETWRMLIERVQAAREKEGGEAQANQASNAAPRTDDSLPRASISLQC
- the fliD gene encoding Flagellar hook-associated protein 2 produces the protein MASISSSVGLVSGLPTQQIVESLIAVQRQPITLLQGRVSALNARRTALLQISAQILALKNTTTRFSATELFRTTKAASTKDSVLLASATAGAAVGSYTFTVKSLATAHQVISGGFATSNATPVGAGTLTFETAIATVDRTTSLGSLRGGEGVRGGKIRITDRTGASAVIDLTTATTLDDLLGAINSQTNVNVHAEVRGDRLAIVDQTGLLTGSLTVADVDSGRTAQDLGLVGSSATGTLEGVDLVRLSQHTRLDQLNDGNGIRRLRNQPDFSVTLADGGTLTYELSERLTDATRLSNLNGGAGVPAGSIKITNRAGVSQEIDLSSAQTIGDVKSAIQAAGLNVTVTVSGAKLLLSDSSTPDSTPEDNALRVEEVGGGTTAAALGIKTSSATGTINGKNIYSVGTIGDVLRLINTDPANAGRLVASISASGTGLTLTDTSGGAGTLSVTALGGSKALDDLGLTAPASGNAIQSRRLVASLNSVLLRSLRGGAGVAGGQIQITDRAGASAAVDLAGAQTLSDVINAINAASTGVRANVSSNGLGIQLNDTSGGAGNLIVADVAGTLAADLGIAVNVAADSASSGNLQRQYVSDASLLTALNYGKGVPPGKFRITDSSGASAVVDLTQGNEVSLADVIEEINSRGIGVIARVNDTGDGLLLTDTAGGAGSLKVADESGTAAKALRIAGTAASGQTFIDGSYETRITVTGNDTLTDVLTKIQASGGPANASIINDGASGQPFRLSLTASSLGRDAALAIDSGATGLSFETLVRGQNSTVLFGPPGALNPIVLTGASNTLSTAVAGVKLDLVSPSDEAVTVNVTRDTSAVLKEFQTFVASFNKVMSTIDGLTRFDAETEQRQALTGDPTARRVRERLVGLANRVTPGGGAVNRLASVGIRIGAGSQLTLDEDKFRESMENNPAQVEAFFTDTVAGYGKAINDELDRLSKTETGLIAVQGGVIENSVKQLTDRITSMETLLGRRKERLYAQFAAMETAIARLQSQQQSLSGLLALS
- the hag gene encoding Flagellin; this translates as MSRINTNVSALQSIRTLISNQEDLALRLERLSTGVRINRGADDPAGLIASESLRAEIRGLSAAIDNSARAINVISTADGALGEVSKLLLEIKSLVNQSSNDGALSDDEVAANQLQIDSLLESINRVANSTQFNGKKLLNGELAYTISGQNSTELQRLQVFGARIPTGQTLQVSVQVTQSAQTAALGIATGGANGLSSSGVLSAGNNVTIEVRGRLGTETFTFTGGTDLATIADTVSSFKSLTGISATASGAGISFNSVNYGSDEFVSVRAISGTFTVSPGDQGDTQDRGRDAGVLINGQSANVKGLIASIRSSGLDVVADLSATFGTALGTSTFAVTGGGANFQIGPEVNSDGLVSVGLPSITTTNLGSSVEGYLNSLGTGGANTLAQRGSLPTAEAIVSAAIRQVSILSGRLGGFQANQIETNLNSRRVALENVKASESAIRDTDYSQEVSNLTRAQILVQSSTQILGLANQIPQTVLALLR
- a CDS encoding tricarballylate dehydrogenase; translation: MHDAERSYLHDTPMQTGTFADVAIIGGGAAGLATAIFAARHRPRLDVLILDGAKKLGAKILVSGGGRCNVTNARVSPEDFFAPSRPIVKKILAAFSERDAAVFFRDLGVGLHEEQWGKLFPDSNSARTVLDALLREADRLGVKIRTDSRVESIDRVQSGGGACEFRIVTSRGPVLAQRVVLATGGKSLPKTGSDGHGYELAKSLCHTIVPTTPALAPLVLSGDFHKGLSGIAHDVEITARVQGEKPVRVRGPMLWTHFGVSGPAAMDVSRVWHRAALEGRPAELAVNLLLHGPAAGGAADTFEAEEQRWIELAARSPRAHLKSALCERLPARLVDAVLTALSIDGRTALAHLSREVRRRLILALRQWPLPIVDSRGYVHAEVTAGGVALNEIDPATMASRKCLGLYLVGEILDVDGRIGGFNFQWAWSTGFVAGRAVGLNL